The DNA window CTGCTTCGAGGTGTTCCCGCCGGAGATCGAGGGCCTCTGGCTGCCGGTGCACGCGCTCCACCTCGTGGAGATGGGGATGCTGCAGGGACAGAACTGGAATCTGGAGGAGCTCTCCGCGGCATGCGCGGAGGAGCAGCGCTACGCGTTCCTGCTGACCGCGACACCCGAGCCCTTCGAGGGCGGGGTGGGGGCGCCTGTGGCGCCGGTCGCCGTGCTCTGAGCCGGGGCGGCCGGACAGGCCGGCAGGGCAGGGCTCCAAGGGACGTGGGCAGGCGGCGACGTGCCGATGCGCACCCCGAGCACGGCACCGCACGTCGCCGCAAGCTCCGGCGCTGAAGCCCTGAACTGCGCCGGACCGCGACCCGTACTCGCCAAGGCAGCCCGGTGACCGTGGGCCTCTCGACGTCCCCTCGCAACGAATCGCTGCATCCAAGGGTGATCACGTGGACACTTCACGTCAACACCTGGTCTGGACTTTGTCGATTAAGCCCGATTTATGACGGCGCGCGGTGCATCGAAAGCGCCGACCCACGAGGGGCCCGTGCGGTCGACCTCGCACCAGATGCGCTTGCCGCTGCCCTCGGCCTGCCAGCCCCAGCGGTCGGCGAGACCGTCGACCAGCTCCAGGCCGCGGCCGCCGGTGTCCTCGCCGCCCGCGCACCTGCGGCGGGGCGGGCGGGCGCTGATGTCGGCGACCTCGACGCGGACGGTGCCCCCGTAGGCTCCGGCGCCGGCGGCACCGGCGCCCGGGAAGAGCATCCGCAGCACAGCCGGGCAGCCGGTGTGGACCACGGCGTTGGTGACCAGCTCGGAGATCAGCAGGATCAGCGTCTCGGCGAGCGGCTCATCGACGCCTATCCCCGACCCGGCCAGCCGCGACCTCGCCCACCTGCGGGCCCGCCCCACCTCCGCGGGGTCGGCCCGGACCTCCATCTGCATCTGAAGCACCTGCACCGCTCACACCATCCGTACCGGCGGACACAACGCCTCGCGTCTCCGAGGGATCACGGAACGTGATCTCCTTCCGAGACAGCATGGTTGACGCACAGTCACCCCAACAAGCGCTTCGGGCATATTCCGGCGCAAAGGAGTATGGCTACTGCATACTGTGCGACGCGTGCTGCGGAGACTCGAACACCGAGGGCCTTTCGGACCCGTTCCGGGACGAGCGTCAGACATGTGCACGCCCGGCGACGCCACATGGGCAACTTCCGCCCCGTCGCGCTTCTGAACCTCTCGCATTCAAGGGAGAGTACCCGAGCCCGGACCCGACTCCACCCTGTGACGAGTAACGTCCGGGACACAGCCTGATATCGACATGCTGCGAGCGGTTCGACATGACATGCCCGGCATTTCACCCATGACGATTACGCCGTGACATTCTCTGCGTCCAGAACATCCGTTGCATCATTCGCCGGATGGCGCCCCGGGATGTGTGAAGCGTCGCGGATCAGGGTATTCGCAAGCAATTCCTCGGAATCGGCGGAGGACTGCCATTGACGGAGCCTCAGCCAGGCGCGTTTGAGGTGCAGATGAACGTCGGATTCCCAGGTGAACCCCAGGCCACCGTGCACTTGCAGACAGTCACGAGCATTGCGCACGGCTGCACTGTCAGCGAGCAGTTTGGCGGCGGCGATTTCAGCTGGTTCGTCGGGCTCCACCGAGAGTGACGCCGCATAGACCGCGGCACGCGCGAGCTCGGCGCGCACGAGCATCTCGGCGCAGAGGTGCTGCACCGCCTGGAAGCCGCCGACCGGGCGGCCGAACTGGGCACGTTGCCGGGCGTGGGAGACCGCCAGCTCGACGGTCCGGAAGGCGCTGCCGAGTTGCTGCGCGGCGGTCAGCAGGGCCGCCTCCCGCCGCATCCGGGCCGCATCGGCGGGCAGGCCGGGCACGCCGCCGTCCGGTGCCCGGGGCAGCTGCCGTACGAGGTGGAGGGGTGTCGTCGGGTCCACGCACCGGACGGGGCGCGCCCGCAGGGCCCGCGGGGCTCCCCCGGCGCCCGTGTGCAGGAGCCGGGCGGCCGGGCCGTCGAGCAGCAGGACGGCCTCGGCGGAGGCGAGGTGCTCGGCCGCCCCGGGACCGTCCAGGGCCGTGACCACGCAGTTGCCCTCGGCGGCCCCCTCGACGAGGCCCGCGGCCAGGTGCGTGGCGACGAGCGGCCCCGGCAGCAGGGCACGTCCGGCCTCCTCGAAGAGGAGCACCGCCTCGGGCATCCCGAGCCCCACGCCGCCGTCCTTCTCCGCCAGCCGCAGGGAGAAGAACCCGGCCTCCCCGAGGGCCCGCCACAGCGCACGGTCGGGCGCCCGGGGGCCGGCCGGTGGAGGGGAGTCGGCCAGGGCGCGCAGCCGCTCGCGGGGGTGGCGGGCGGCGAGGAGGCTCCGCATCCCCGCCTGCAGGGCCCGCTGGTCGTCGGTGAGGCGGAAGTCCATGGTCATCGCCCCTTGGGGAGGCCGAGGATGCGCTCGGCGATGATGTTGCGCTGGATCTGGGAGGTGCCCGCGGCGATCGTGTAGGAGAGCGAGGACAGGCGCTGCGCCGTCCACTCCTGGCGGGCGTCCAGGGACTCCGGTCCGAGCACGTCGGCGGCGGCCTCGTAGAGCTCCTGGCGGGCCTGGGAGTAGCGCAGCTTGAAGACGGAGCCGCCTGCGCCCGGGACTCCGTCGCCGCCGGTGCGCGCGGCATGGGCGGCTTCGCTGACGTTCCACTGGACGAGCCGCCACAGCGCCGTGAACTCGGCGTGCAGGCGGCCGAGACGGCGTCGCAGTACTGCGTCGTCCCAGCGGCCGTTGGCGCGGGCGGTGCGGGCGAGCCGGGCGAGGGTGCGGCGGCAGGCGACGACCTCGCCCGCGAAGGCGGTGCCGCGCTCGTAGGAGAGGGTGACCATGCTGACGCGCCAGCCGTCGTTCTCGGGGCCGACGCGGTGGGTCGCCGGCACCCGCACCTCGTCGAGGAACACCTCGGCGAACTCCGTGGTCCCCGCGAGGGTGCGCAGCGGTCGCACGGTGACGCCGGGGGCGTTCATCGGCAGGGCGATCCAGGAGATGCCGCGGTGCCGGGGGGCGGCGGGGTCGGTGCGGACGAGGAGTTCGCACCAGTCGGCCACCTCGGCGTGGGAGGTCCAGATCTTGCTGCCGGTGATGACGTAGGAGTCGCCGTCGCGGACGGCCCGGGTGCGCAAGGAGGCCAGGTCGGAGCCGGCGTCGGGTTCCGAGAAGCCCTGGCACCAGATCTCCTCGCCGCGCAGGATCGGGGGCAGCCAGCGGGCGCGCTGGGCCGTGGTGCCCTCGGCGGCGATGGTGGGGCCCGCGTGCAGGAGCCCGACGAAGTTGGCGCCGACGTAGGGGGCTCCGGCCCGCTCGGTCTCCTCGATGAAGATCAGGTGCTGGGTGGGGGTGGCGCCCCGGCCGCCGGCGTCGGCGGGCCAGTGCAGGCCTGCGTAGCCGGCGTCGTGGAGGGCGCGCTGCCAGGCGCAGTCGTAGGCGCGGCGTGCGGGCCAGTCGTCGGCGGGCGGCTCGGGGGGAAGCCCGGGCAGGGTGTCGTGGAGCCAGGCGCGCAGCCGCCGGCGGAAGTCCTCCTCTTCCCCGGTGAGGGTGAGGTCCATCGCGCGTCACCCGCCCAGGGGGTCGAGGTCCAGGCCGAGCATGCGGATGGCGTTGCCGCGCATCAGCTTGCGGACGGTCTCGTCGTCCAGTCCCCGCACGTGCTCGAGGGCGACCTGCCTGGTGTGGGGGAAGGTCGAGTCGACGTGGGGGTAGTCGGTCTCGAAGGTGGCGTTGTCGCGGCCGACGACGTCGAGCGAGGCGACGCCGTGCTTGTCGCGGAAGAAGCAGCAGAAGATCTGGCGGTAGTAGTACGTGGAGGGCGGCTCGGGGACGATGTCGCGCACGCCGCCCCAGGCGCGGTGTTCCTCCCAGACGTCGTCGGCGCGCTCCAGGGCGTAGGGGATCCATCCCATCTGGCCCTCGCTGTAGGCGAGTTTGAGGCGGGGGTGGCGCACGA is part of the Streptomyces roseifaciens genome and encodes:
- a CDS encoding acyl-CoA dehydrogenase family protein, translated to MDLTLTGEEEDFRRRLRAWLHDTLPGLPPEPPADDWPARRAYDCAWQRALHDAGYAGLHWPADAGGRGATPTQHLIFIEETERAGAPYVGANFVGLLHAGPTIAAEGTTAQRARWLPPILRGEEIWCQGFSEPDAGSDLASLRTRAVRDGDSYVITGSKIWTSHAEVADWCELLVRTDPAAPRHRGISWIALPMNAPGVTVRPLRTLAGTTEFAEVFLDEVRVPATHRVGPENDGWRVSMVTLSYERGTAFAGEVVACRRTLARLARTARANGRWDDAVLRRRLGRLHAEFTALWRLVQWNVSEAAHAARTGGDGVPGAGGSVFKLRYSQARQELYEAAADVLGPESLDARQEWTAQRLSSLSYTIAAGTSQIQRNIIAERILGLPKGR
- a CDS encoding ATP-binding protein codes for the protein MQVLQMQMEVRADPAEVGRARRWARSRLAGSGIGVDEPLAETLILLISELVTNAVVHTGCPAVLRMLFPGAGAAGAGAYGGTVRVEVADISARPPRRRCAGGEDTGGRGLELVDGLADRWGWQAEGSGKRIWCEVDRTGPSWVGAFDAPRAVINRA
- a CDS encoding acyl-CoA dehydrogenase family protein; amino-acid sequence: MDFRLTDDQRALQAGMRSLLAARHPRERLRALADSPPPAGPRAPDRALWRALGEAGFFSLRLAEKDGGVGLGMPEAVLLFEEAGRALLPGPLVATHLAAGLVEGAAEGNCVVTALDGPGAAEHLASAEAVLLLDGPAARLLHTGAGGAPRALRARPVRCVDPTTPLHLVRQLPRAPDGGVPGLPADAARMRREAALLTAAQQLGSAFRTVELAVSHARQRAQFGRPVGGFQAVQHLCAEMLVRAELARAAVYAASLSVEPDEPAEIAAAKLLADSAAVRNARDCLQVHGGLGFTWESDVHLHLKRAWLRLRQWQSSADSEELLANTLIRDASHIPGRHPANDATDVLDAENVTA